A genomic segment from Pararge aegeria chromosome 15, ilParAegt1.1, whole genome shotgun sequence encodes:
- the LOC120629923 gene encoding putative nuclease HARBI1 isoform X1: MEEDLLIGIAFIFCLKKKKKRSYWMRQTLKARGKYSATDYLKDLGIDGCLKDFIRMNSSEFEYLQNLIGAKIGKRDTTFRKSVSVTERLAVTLRFLATGSSYKSLGNVFKLSDQVISIIVPEVCEALNEVLKEYIQIPTTPQEWLHVANSFEEKWNFPNCLGSIDGKHVAIQKPIDSGSEYYNYKGFYSVVLLAIVDAEYNFLYVNIGCQGRISDGGVFANTKFRNKINDNSLKIPSDSSLPGRNKPLPYVFVTDDAFPLQKHLLKPFPGPQDSNSKERIFSYRLSRARRTVENAFGILSARFRVLRTTILLDPEKTTTLIMTCVLLHNFIRKTESSMIYAPSQYYDGDDIVTGTRIDGQWRLEQQQLTPLEACESLTDDGKEIRKEFAEYFSNEGFLDWAFKYY, translated from the exons ATGGAAGAAGATTTGCTCATTGgaatagcttttattttttgtttaaaaaagaagaaaaagcgcTCTTATTGGATGCGCCAAACGCTAAAAGCTAGAGGAAAATATAGTGCCACAGACTATCTCAAGGATTTAGGTATTGATGGTTgcttaaaagattttataagAATGAACAGTTCCGAATTTGAATATCTACAAAATTTAATTGGGGCAAAAATAGGCAAACGAGACACTACATTTAGAAAATCTGTAAGTGTGACGGAAAGACTTGCGGTAACGTTAAGATTTTTGGCAACTGGTAGCAGTTATAAAAGTCTTGGAAATGTGTTCAAGTTGTCAGACCAAGTGATATCTATTATCGTACCAGAAGTGTGCGAGGCTCTCAATGAGGTTTTAAAGGAATACATACAG ATACCAACAACACCTCAAGAGTGGCTACACGTGGCAAATTCATTTGAAGAAAAATGgaatttcccaaattgcttaGGAAGTATCGATGGAAAGCACGTAGCCATACAAAAGCCAATTGATAGCGGCAGTGAATATTACAACTATAAAGGATTTTACAGCGTTGTACTTTTAGCGATAGTGGACGCAGAATACAACTTTCTGTACGTGAATATTGGCTGCCAAGGACGCATAAGTGATGGCGGAGTTTTCGCAAACACAaaatttcgaaataaaattaacgacaatagtttaaaaatacccAGTGACAGCTCACTACCAGGCAGAAACAAACCTCTTCCTTATGTGTTCGTAACAGATGATGcgttccctttacaaaaacACTTATTAAAACCTTTTCCAGGACCACAGGATAGCAATTCTAAGGAAAGAATCTTCAGTTATAGACTGAGTCGTGCGAGGAGAACAGTAGAGAACGCATTTGGGATTTTGTCAGCCAGATTTAGAGTTTTACGAACTACAATATTATTAGATCCAGAAAAAACTACTACTTTAATTATGACATGCGTGCTACtgcataattttataagaaaaactgAATCGAGCATGATTTACGCTCCATCTCAATACTATGATGGAGATGACATAGTAACTGGTACACGTATCGATGGACAATGGAGATTAGAACAGCAGCAATTAACACCACTTGAAGCATGTGAATCCCTGACAGATGATGggaaagaaataagaaaagaattcgcagaatatttttcaaatgaagGGTTTTTGGACTGggcatttaaatattattaa
- the LOC120629923 gene encoding uncharacterized protein LOC120629923 isoform X2, producing MEEDLLIGIAFIFCLKKKKKRSYWMRQTLKARGKYSATDYLKDLGIDGCLKDFIRMNSSEFEYLQNLIGAKIGKRDTTFRKSVSVTERLAVTLRFLATGSSYKSLGNVFKLSDQVISIIVPEVCEALNEVLKEYIQIPTTPQEWLHVANSFEEKWNFPNCLGSIDGKHVAIQKPIDSGSEYYNYKGFYSVVLLAIVDAEYNFLTTG from the exons ATGGAAGAAGATTTGCTCATTGgaatagcttttattttttgtttaaaaaagaagaaaaagcgcTCTTATTGGATGCGCCAAACGCTAAAAGCTAGAGGAAAATATAGTGCCACAGACTATCTCAAGGATTTAGGTATTGATGGTTgcttaaaagattttataagAATGAACAGTTCCGAATTTGAATATCTACAAAATTTAATTGGGGCAAAAATAGGCAAACGAGACACTACATTTAGAAAATCTGTAAGTGTGACGGAAAGACTTGCGGTAACGTTAAGATTTTTGGCAACTGGTAGCAGTTATAAAAGTCTTGGAAATGTGTTCAAGTTGTCAGACCAAGTGATATCTATTATCGTACCAGAAGTGTGCGAGGCTCTCAATGAGGTTTTAAAGGAATACATACAG ATACCAACAACACCTCAAGAGTGGCTACACGTGGCAAATTCATTTGAAGAAAAATGgaatttcccaaattgcttaGGAAGTATCGATGGAAAGCACGTAGCCATACAAAAGCCAATTGATAGCGGCAGTGAATATTACAACTATAAAGGATTTTACAGCGTTGTACTTTTAGCGATAGTGGACGCAGAATACAACTTTCT GACCACAGGATAG
- the LOC120629924 gene encoding uncharacterized protein LOC120629924 codes for MSGNWNNDDVYKLIEMFQAREVLWNTMSESYKDRNKKHDAWMEIASEFNMDKKVIEKKIRSLVGQFNRECKSNKSGAGANESSKWFAFKKLMFLKGKNIPSLTVDGGLQGNEENRIASENTLSLNETGNTVTDETTGTPFATPKPFRKRRRPEVEQDPTQQEAVNILQRMYESRKSRDENDAFGEYVSMKLKQIKNSNAKNTAQHHINNILYNATMGQYDFPTTFTDPTASSSWGYNSEPNLSTFSENNADCSSRGYYTAPSPSASFETSSSDNSRTHTRTSARTQSPSNLSESSQDSTQSLNDLLESIKN; via the exons atgtcCGGTAATTGGAATAACGATGATGTTTACAAACTGATTGAAATGTTTCAAGCAAGAGAAGTACTATGGAACACGATGTCAGAGAGCTACAAAGACCGAAATAAAAAACACGATGCTTGGATGGAAATTGCCAGTGAATTTAATAtggataaaaaagtaattgaaaaaaaGATTCGATCACTCGTAGGTCAATTTAACCGAGAATGTAAATCTAATAAATCTGGTGCAGGAGCTAATGAGTCAAGTAAATGgtttgcatttaaaaaactCATGTTCCTTAAAGGCAAAAATATTCCAAGTTTAACTGTCGATGGAGGGTTGCAg GGTAACGAAGAAAACAGAATTGCTTCAGAAAACACTCTCAGTTTGAACGAAACAGGAAATACTGTCACTGATGAAACTACGGGCACGCCTTTCGCCACCCCAAAACCATTTCGGAAAAGAAGACGGCCTGAAGTAGAACAAGATCCAACACAACAAGAAgctgtaaatattttacaaagaatGTACGAATCTAGAAAAAGCAGGGATGAAAATGACGCATTTGGAGAGTATGTCTCGATGaaactgaaacaaataaaaaacagtaatgCTAAGAATACTGCTCAACATCAcattaacaatattttgtacaatgcGACAATGGGACAATATGATTTTCCAACAACCTTTACAGACCCAACCGCTAGTAGTTCCTGGGGATACAACTCTGAACCAAATCTATCCACTTTTTCGGAAAATAATGCTGACTGTAGCTCGAGAGGATACTACACCGCACCGAGTCCCTCGGCTTCATTTGAAACCAGTTCTTCGGATAACTCCAGGACACATACTCGTACCAGCGCAAGAACACAGAGTCCGTCTAATTTATCGGAATCAAGCCAAGATTCGACCCAATCATTAAACGATTTGTTGGaatcaatcaaaaattaa